TGCATCGGGCTGTGGGTGTTCCAGACAGTATGGATTTGTGCATGACTAACTGCTGTTATCCCTGACAAGCTCTCAGAAGAGCGGCTACAGCGGTTAAGCCTCCAGgatccctctcttcctcctcttctccccatCTCTCAGTTTTCCCCCTTTACAGCTGCGTCTCCAAACGCTTGTAAGTGCGACTAATGCTCGCAGCTTCTCTCTCTGATTCTAATCAGATGgtgttgtgttggtgtgtttgtatgctATCATTAAAGCAAGGTTATGGCCCTTTTATCTACTGGATCTGGTCCTGCAGTACTGTTTTCGTTGCTcatttgtgcatctgtgtttagACTCTGCATGCagtgatgtgtgtatgtgtgtgtgtgtgcacatctgtgagTCGAACACAGTTTTAGGAAGGTGGGGTATGGGGGTGTCATGTTAGTCTACTGTGTGATAACTTTTCTTACATCTGCACTCAATCTCGACGCTGGCGTGTGAGAGAAACAttgagcaagagagagaggagaattTAAGGAAAGGCACATCATCGGTTCACTTCTGAAGCTTGTTAATCTCCATTTTCAGAATAGTGGGAAGCTGCTAGTGGGTGTTTCTCTGAATGTTAATATTTATGTAATGAGGGATTAtgatcctctgctctgctcctcaggTCTGCCAAAAAGAGGCAAGGAGAGAGCAAACGGGGAGGAAAGAGAAGTGGCCTTGAGTTGGAAAGGCTGAGGAGAATCAGTCATCCACTCAAGACACTTATTTAGATCCATGGGAGTTTGTGCAGGGTTCTTACTCCCCTCTGTTTCGGCCCTTGTGATATGAAACAAGCGGTGTGTGATTACCAGCTGGTCTCCACATCAACAAATCCGCAGCTGCATTGCACCATGTATTTGTGGAAATCTGGCCCTTTTACGATGTCCAGCCTTGATTGCGTCTGCGTGTTTGCTTTCTAATAAGCGGGCAGGAAAAGCCTCATGCTCCCCGGTGGTGTTGAATGTTTAACACCTCCCACAGATGGACGCTGTCCTCATTCGGCTCGCTCCGGGGCCCTCGACTCGCTAAAGGCTGACAGCATGAGGGAAGGGGTTTGCGTTTCTCCTGATATGATGTGACACatcttttcctgtctgctgcttcatttcagGGATGTACCTGTCCGATCTGACGTATATAGACTCGGCCTACCCCTCCACGGGCAGCATATTGGAGAACGAACAGAGATCAAACCTGATGAATAACATACTCAGAATCATATCGGACCTGCAGAGATCCTGTACCTACGGTGAGcttcgacacacacacacacacacacacagtcgcacaTTCACTCATGGGATGGCAGTATGGGATAGAAGTATCTGAGGAACTCCTCAGTGTGCTCTGAGAGAAAAATTAATTGCCTGCTATTTTGATATTTGATTAATAATTTCAGTCAAGTTTTCCAGgtttccagcttcttaaatgtaagGGATTTCTGAAAATACATGAATagtttttgggttttggactgctggttgcCCAAAAGAAGCAGTTTGAAGACTTGTGAAGAGCATTTTTCATGTGACATCTTACAGCCTAAACGACTGATCGATTGATTGTGGCAGCCCTGCATGGGATCACATGAACACGCTTATGCTAATGTTTGTCTGCCTCTTTCAGATATACCAGTGTTGCCTCATGTACAGAAGTATCTCAACTCAGTCAGGTATATCGAGGAGCTGCAGAAGTTTGTGGAGGACGACAATTACAAGTAAGAAACAAAACTCCCAGAATACACTGCAGATACAAACAGCAACCGGTGACCAACTCAGACAGCTCCATGTACTTATTAATGTGATGAGAAAATCACAGAGGATGATTTCAAGCTGATGGATCCGTCACTGTTCTTTATTTAGGTTGTCACAGAAGATTGAGCCAGGCACCAGCACACCGCGAGCAAACGCCTCCAAAGAGGATCTTGTCGGTGAGTCGGATGTAAAGTGTTGAATCAAACCCGTTTTTatcatctctctctgttcttcctGACTTATAAATCTGCCCTTCCCTCCCACGCTTACCTACAGGCCAGGAAGCATCAGCATCTCCTCTCTGCGGCCGTAAATGTACGATAGCAGCTGAAGGCACCAAAGTCCCGGCCACGCCGCCCTCGCCCAGGAACCTGCTGCCGTACGGACACAGGAAGTGCCACAGCCTGGGCTACAAGTCAGTTTTTGTGTTAGATGAAGATGAGGGCTtgaaaaacatttagaaaactgtgctgtgaagtaaaaatacttacctctttgtttttgtccttcacGCCTTATCTCTCTGcccctgctgtgctctgtgctcACGTAGTTTTATCCATAAGATGAATACCGTGGAGTTTAAAAGCGCTACGTTCCCCAACGCTGGTTCTCGCCATCTGCTGGACGACAGCGTGATGGAGAGCCACAGTCCCACCCGTGGACAAGCAGAGAGCTCGACTCTGTCCAGCGGTATTTCACTCGGTGAGACATACGCATGTATTCATCTGACCGTGACGCACAGTTCATATCTTCAGTGTCATCTTGTGTAATTTTTGGTGATGATTTGTATCTGTGTCCAGGGAGCAGCGAGGGCTCTGAGCTCAGTGAAGAGGTGTCTTGGCCAGCGTTTGAGAGGTAAGGCTATTACGTCCGTGTCTGCTGTGCTTTTTTCATCACATCCACATGCAGGATCATAAAAATACCCCCATCCCAGATGTGAAGATGTGATTGTATAATTTTCAAAGCTCTGGCCTGGTCAAGACACTGTTATGCAAAATGATCTGCCATtaaaactcacacacaaaagccCTGCCCAGCCTTGCTTTTAGCCTTGCAGCCAGGGCCCCGTCATGCCTCATCCTTCCACCGCTGCTCTCCGATGCTTCTGCTCCCCCGGCAGCCTGAAATCTATGAAACCCTTAGTATTCAAATCCCCCAATCAGTAGTCCCACCGTGCCAACAAGTGTGGACACTCACAAAATCTGACATTAAGATTCACAGCTCGAGATTCAACTGACCTGAAAATCATCTAAACCTTATTtcctgaatttcttttttttgtttaaaggaGCAATATGTAGGAAGTTTTTAACAACAGTTATcaagagaaagtgaagaaataACAGTTGTGACATTATGTCAAAGACAtctgtgtattgtgttgcagataTATCTGCtgaagctagcatgctaaccagctagcctcagtctgtcctgtgttgtaataccactttgtgcCTCAAGAGGTGATAGTGAGTTACTGTATTGTCCAGAGTGTCCTCAGTCCGATAACACCAAAGTGGTTTTCTTGCTGGGTTTGGCTCCTGGTACCCTGGGGCTGACCCCACCGTAACTCCTGCTCTGTTGCCTGCTTCGCCTGCTCCGGTTCTGGTGGCCATTCCGACGCTTCTCTCCACCAGCATCCCCTGCTgactccctccccctccccctgccCCAGGCCTGTAAACCCCCTCTTCTCTGTGGTCAAAGCTCCTGTCCTAAGTGTATACACCAGCACTCCCAGTCCGTGTAGAGTCGGCTAATACGACCGCTAGCTGAATTCGACAGGTGGCAGATTcttacatattgcacctttaagcTCTTGAATGACCCTGTAAACACACCTCCATCAATAACTCCTCTAACCAAATGGCCGCTCCTCCATCCAGCCCTAACCCATTTAATTTGAagggaaaaacaacacacaccaaaaaaaggaaaaacacccACAAAGCCTTAACAGTGTCCCGTGCCCCCTATCCTATCCTGTCTTATCCTATTCTGAACAGGAGTCGGTTCTATCACTCTCTGGGCCCAGTGACCCGTGTGGCCCGCATCCCGTACAGAGGAGTCCTGAGGCCCAGCAGGTACACACGTCCCGACCGGAAACCAGCCTAACCTCAACCAAACCCTCTCTTATCCTCACTTCACACCCCTCAGTTCTTTGCAGGGGCTGCTGCGTGCTGGTgcttagagagagagagagagagagagagagtgtgtgtgtgtgtgtgtgtgtgtgtgtgtgtgtgtgtgtctgtgtgtgtggtgctgggATAATCTGTGgtgggaaatgtgtgtgcgtgttggtgAAAATCACGAATCAGGTGAAAGGCAAAGGATCGATTTGGGGTCATGATTCTTCATCCTTCGCTGCGCACAATCAGTCTATGATCTGCCTTTTCGCTCTCTTAAATTTCTTGCAtgtctgcctcacacacacacacacacacagagttcataGTCAACCTAGGCTTCTTCTTGTGATAAGTTTCCAAGATATTTCACAGCTTGGAGCTAAAAATGAGTTTCCACAGTCACACTCAGCTCCATGTGTTACTGGAAAGAAACTGTTACATCCTCATTCCTGAGGCAGAGAGGAACAGACTTCAGGTTTATTAAAGCCAATTCTCATGGACGTTGCATATTAAACATCCCTTGCGGTCAGGGATgggtctctctctccctctctctctctttctctctttctctctctctctctctctccccctctctccctcgttCTTTCCACCAGGCTTCACTGGGCTCCTGCACTGGGCTTCCTGTTCTGATCCTCCAGACAGACAATCTGCACACCACCTTGTccgtctctgctctcctctctgcagataCCAGTGTTAAGATTTATATCTGTGACATTCACCTCTGTGCAAGCAAGACAGAAATAGATGTAgttagaaaaaagaaagaaggactTTCATCAAGCAGAGTTCACGGTGGCTTTGCAGATTGCGTCTGCCTTTTACTACTACTTCATCTCTGATTTGATCTGATGTGTGGATGCATGAGAACACGCATGTtttcctgcgtgtgtgtttgtgtgtacagcTCGTAATGTtcgtctctgtcctgttgtaGCTCGGCGGAGTCAGAGGAGCTCGCAGTGCACTTGTATCCCGGAGCAGTCACAGTGCAGGGGGTGTTGAGGCGGAAGACTGTGCTCAAGGAGGGCAAGAAACCAACAGTGAGAACACCACATTCACTCTCATGTGTACAAATAGGAAATAACCGCACAcacgtgtttgtgtccatgtgctGTTCATACACATATACCTACCTACGACTACACAGGAGCAGATGGGCAATAAATGCTGTCTGCCGAGTGCAGATAGGACCTCAGAGACTCCTAAACGTGCAGAACATcgctgtttctgtctgtttcttatACTCACTGTAATTTTCTTCCCTTttgcatcccccccccccactgctTTTGTTTGCCTTGTGCCGCTTAAACCATTTTTATATTTGTACTGGGATTATCCTATTCTGTTCTGGCGGGAAACAAATCTGCAGCTCCTTATGCAGTTGAAGCTGCCATAGCTAGTCCGGGTGATTTACGAGCTTCTTTGATGATGTAACAAGtctaaagaaaaaaactcaGTTTCCCAGTCTGGCCATGTAGGCAGGCGAAATCTCTCCACACTGGGAGTGTTAATTAGCGGGCTCTCTTAATCCCTTttgcttttccttcatctcctgactctgtttattttccttGTATTAGTCTTATATCTTTCAATGTGGTACTAATTTTGCACACTTACGCATCCAACCAAGCACTGACAAGCAAGACTTCTCCGAGCCTTACAGTCTTCTCCCATGAGtcatctctctatctctgcctTTCTGATCGTGTCTCTTTATCTGTCCCAGTTAAGGGTTTGTGagtcacaaaaacaacccacagACTTTGCTCTTTATGACAGTGTGATGGCGCACCTGTGCCACGCTGTAGCATTTCATTGACCCAGGCAGGCTGAGGTGGAGCTGACGATTGGATTTCACTGTTGTGCCTCCAGGTGGCGTCATGGACCAAATACTGGGTCGCACTTTGCGGAGCCCAGCTCTACTACTACCCCGCCAAGTCCCTGAAGGCcactgagagaaaacatgtaagtcacacacacacacacacacacacacacacacacactggtctcaCCTCATCTGCTAACAGTCTGAGGCCGCATTTCATGCCATGCATTTTTGCAGCAGATGATGGAAATTTTGTGAGGTGTTAATGTTTATTTGTTAAGGCAGGTGAGGACAATAACAGATAGCTCATTACTGCACTGAGAGACCTGAAAGTCTCAGACCTCTTACATGTGAACTGCAGTTGTTGATGTGAGTACCAAATGGCCCCAAAACACATTCGGTTTTTACAAGGAGACGACACATGATAGCCATTACttacacactctcacagacGTTAACGGCAGAATGAACTCGGGGCGAAACACTTAATGACTGTTCTTCATCTGGTTTTTCCTTTGTATGCGCGGGAGAAGGGAAATCATCAGCAGAAATGCAGATGAGAACAGCTACATCTTTTTCATGCAGTTCTGACACCATGTAAAAACAAGTGGAGCGAGTTTAGTGTATCTggctctggctgtgtgtgtgcgtgtgagtgtgtgtgtgtgtgtgtgtggggggcgACAGATGTTAGCACTCATTGACTAATGAGACCGATGACATCACTGCAGTCCCGTGTGTCACTCACAAGGTAATGAGAACCTTGTGGAgtgcacatgcatgctcacaggcaggctgcagaggtcacacacacacacacacacacacacacacacacacacacacacacacctgaagctTGTGTTAACATTTCTTCCTCTTAAGGAGCTTTCAGACACAACAGAGTCAgcatgagaaagaaaatgaactcTGTTTGCACCTGTCCTCCATCCAGTTCAAGTCAACGTCcagtaagagtgtgtgtgtggtgggtctAATGGCCATGATGGCTGATGATCCCGAGCATCCCGATGTCTTCCTGCTGACGGACTCTGAGCacggtgagacacacacacacacacacacacacacacacacaaaagcaaaacgGAAATGACTAACCCGAGCAAGCAGTCAGCTCCCTGAGAACGGATGCAGTAAAAATGTGAATTGGGTCAGTGGCATTTGGTGTGAATGGTGACATCACCTGTGCACcttttatatacacacacacacacacacacacacacacacacacacacaggcacacagaaaTTCAGGTTGTGTCTCATCAAACAGGCAGTCTAACTGTCAGCTTAAGCATGTGACTGCACGCTAGTCATATCGAGCATTTTTCATGTTCATACACATGTGTttaggcaaacacacacacacacacacacacacacacacacacacacacacacacccctctgtGCTGAACTTTtccactgtgactgtgtttttgtttcactccGGGCCAAAGTCAAGTGAGGCTTCAGCCATCTTTCCATAGTGTAGAGAGGGCAGGTGAGAGCGAGACTTGGCATCTCACGCTGTTTGTCTCCGCTGCCTAGGTAACACCTACAAGTACCAGGCAGGGAACAGAATGAACGCTATGCTCTGGTTCAAACATCTGAGTGCGGCCTGTCAGAGCAATAGGCAGCAGGTATGGAGccgcatgaacacacacacacacacacacacacacacacacacacagtgtccctTGCGTTTTACACACCTCGCCTTTGTTCCCAGGTGCCAGCCAATCTGATGTCATTCGAGTGAGCGATGCTGAGGAGTGTGACCGTGcaaaggagagagggatgaggagccagacgaggaggatgaggaggagtaCTGACTCAGTAGTGGGAGCTTTCACTGCCACGAGCCCCGACCGCCGATTCTCCGATTCTCGCCCCGGCCTCACTGCAGCCTCACCTGCCACCACTGCCTTAACCACAGtaccctgtttgtgtgtgtgtgtgtgtgtgtgtgtgtgtgtgtgtgtgtgtgtgtgtgtgcgcgcacttgtgtacatgtgagagagaatttctctgtgtgtgtgtgtgtgtgtgtgtgtgtgtgtgtgtgtgtgtgcgcacttgtgtacatgtgagagagaatttcagtgtgtgtgtgtgtgtgtgtgtgtgtgtgtgtgtgtgtgtgtttgtgcgtgtggaTGGAAGTGACTGTTGTTGGATGTACTGACTACTGAACAAGGACCTGCACCACTGCTCTCGTCTCCCATTCGCTCTTTAGTTTTTACCGATCAGCACTTCAGCGGAGCCGTTCgacttctcctctcctctctcacggGCAGACTGTCCTCGGACGGACAGAAATaatcctctcctctgtttgtttgttcgtttttTTAAGGGGTTAACTACTTTTTATGTGTGTCCCCGCCATGCTCCGATGCAAGTTTCCCGCCTTTTTAATCGGCCGGACACGCAACACGCACACTCACATCGGACTAACCCTTTGGACTGTGGAGGgtttgaaaaacacttttttgtaCTTACACTTTCAGTTGTTGGTATCTTTGTTCACTTTTGTTGACTTGGAGTCACAGGATTATTTACATAAGCCACgcactcgctcacacacacgcacacacacacacgcacacaggccTGTTTGATTGCGTCGTCGTAAACGTAAGGGCTCTGATTCGCAATCGATTCCAGCAGAAACAATTCCCACACTTCCTGAATGTGTCCAGGTTTTATTACGCAACTtaccccccccaccctctttttttttgtcatgtacTCGCTAAGTGttctgtgcatatgtgtgtgtgtttgtgtaactgcGTTGGGTGAGGAGGGGTGAGCGTGGGAGGGCTAATATTTGCTTACTGTGTTCCACGCAGGTACGATTGTCCCAGAATCTAAGCTAAGACGCGTTCACGGTTGGGAAGACGACAGTTTATCCTTTTACAAACCTGCATCTTTGTGTTCTCCAGTGTTGTCTGCTCTCAGAAAAGCGACGCTCGGTTCACCAGactcacacacgcgcgcacgcacacacacacacacatgcacacactgaacactAAAGACTTGAAACTGTGAAAGAGTccaagagaggaagagcaacGAGAACTGGTAACACGTGATTTTATCTCCTTTTCCTGTCGTTGCTTCGTGTGGTTGAGAGCCTCTGGTCTGGAGCAGACATTCAAAGCTACCTGGAGCCATACAGAGTCTATTTTAGatcttgtttatattgttttgtgtcgttagtttttctttttttttttgggagggaTGGTGCAGATCACAGTATTACCGTGTAGTAGATGATTGCACGTCGATGTAGTTTTGTCTGTTACATTTGaatgttacttttttttgtgtttttctccttttttggaGCAATTATTTGGAATATTTTATGTAcatgtgaattttttttctttggtccCTTCTTCTATTAACCAGGACCCAGCTCAATTTTAGGCCCCAGTCGTATTACATCTGATTTGGAATAGAATAAGCACCTTGGTTATAATTAGTGCCAAGTGATGTAACGtcactgtttttcttcaggTTGGCGAAACGTTCGGACggacagagctggagtcagatGTAGGTGCTGACGTGTTACAGTGGGAAAATGTGGGATTTCCACTGTGCATCGCAGAAGTTTCTGGGTGCCACACGTTTGTTTTTGTTGGGGGCTAATTGAatccaaatgaacaaacacGGATCAGGATGATGGGCCTGACTACAAAGGAAAACTTTTCACCCGATAATATTCATCAAAATTCTAATCTCCTTTCAGTAACGTTTGTTTACATTGTATGTTTACACAATCTTTTGTCCCAAATCACGGTCCCCTCAGTGCTCCACATGTACTTTGTAAACCTTAGGAAACATATTACAGTATATAGAAGTACACACCCGGCCTATCGATGGGGTATATTAAGCTCAGAGTTGGTTTCAGGTTGTTTAAAAGGGGTGATAAGATGGAGAGGTGAACATATCCATACTCACTGGATCCCTTTAATGTGCTCATCAAACCCCTTCTCCAGGCTGATATCCAGTCCATAGAGGCACAATGATGCATTAAAACTGCCCCCGACACAGTACGTAACTTTTTCAGTCAGACGAACATCAACAAACTGAAGCAAAGACAATTTAGTGCCCATAAAGAGACGTCCAGTCCTTTTGTATATTACCTGAAGAAGAGATGGAAGTGGGTGAACCTGTGGAAGAATGAATGAGGAAGCCAAAGACAGGCATGGTGATGCGGCGGTTACTCTGAGTATGTGTGCATACTTCTCTATTTTTATAAAGCGTTGTAATTCGAGCTGGACTGGCAGTCCGTCGAGGCTGCCGTCCCCGCCGAGGAGCAGGGGCCACCGGCTCCCCTGATCCTCCGAACGCCAGCCCACGCCACGGCCCCACGCCGGCTGCAAGTGTGAAGAAAAGGAGGACGTGTGAGCAGACAAGAAGTGGAAAGTGCACTCATCTGTGACCACTTCTGGCCTGCGaaagagcttcttttttttttttcttttcctttttgctgtATAACGGAGCAGAGACTGTTTGAAGTGACGAAATCCCAGAGCTGAAGCTCTACGGAGGCCGATCGTTGCTGGTGCTTGAATGTGATTGGTTGGCTGCGGACAAAGGGAGTCCGTGATTGAAATAAGTGAAGTGTGTGAGACGGAGTGTGGGGTTTAGAGACTGTTTAGCTGCGTATGTCTGCAGATGGTGGCTGGTTTATCTCTTCCCTTTCATATTCAGACGAGCTGAACCTGCTGTCATTTGTAATATGCTGTCTAATTGGCGCAGAGAAGCAAGAATTGATGCCgcctcagaaacactcaaaccCAGTGACAGTCGCCATCCTTCATcacatttcctttctttctgtgtgatGGTAATTAAGAACGATGAAAGAAACGGATGTGGAGTTTTAAACCCAGCCAGACTTCTGGGGGCATCTTCAAAGGTTCATTTGAATCATTTTGGGTTTAACAATCGTTCCCTCGAGAAAAACCCAGATCATGTCGAGCGCTTTCTGTGAGGTTTTTCCTCGCTGCAACCTGAgtttacatgatttttttttttattactatcatttttgtacagtgtgtggtcaaaataatggaaacacaTGTTTAATTTGGGGACGTTTTGTGGTTTGAGTCAGCTCATTTCTTGGATTTCAAGGCCGATCGCTACTAACATAATGACCCCATCATCATCTGTTGTGGGATGAGTGGATGAAACGTCAAGTGCTCCTCACTTGAGATCATTTTTGGCTATTAAAAAGAAACTTGATGCCGTGCTTGGAAATTCTCCCTTCTGTCAATATTCATGTTGTTTCCTTTAAATTGACCACACTGTCTACAAATGCACAATTTGCCCTGTATTACCTGTGTTTGAGTGAACCTGCTCTCTGAATTCATTCTTTTTAACGGTCATGACAGCTGAGATGAAGGCTTCAGCCAGAGGAAGTGTCTTCAGTCGGCTCAAACAACGTGTTAATCCTCTGATTCGGCGGAGAAGTAGAATCGGCGTGAATGTGAGCCTCCCGTGCGCCGGACAGGCATCGTTCACCAAGGACGTCAGcaacagtgacctttgaccccgatCCTTTACctggctgcgtgtgtgtatgtctctgtctgcctctggtGTCATGACTGCGGCGAGCGCTGTGACCTCACCGCCGAGCGATGCGCTGCCTGGTGTGAAGACTGAGAACCAATAAACACTCTGCCCTTTTTTACTCCACACGTCAGTCTCATGTtcattgttctgttctgtcagattgtgtgtgactgttttctgGGACATGGCACGAGGCTGTGCTCCAGTGAGTGTGCATTGCATCACAGTTGTATTACATGGCTCAGTAttatataaatacaaacaatCAGTTCCAGCCTTTTTCAAGTTACTCTTCCAAGTCgttgcagagcagcagggatgattgagagctgctgtaactgtCGAGGAAAGTCGCCCAAAGGGATGTCTCCTGCAGAGTCAGCTTAATTTCATCATTAAAACATTATCCCAAATGTATCTTCTTGAATCTGCCAACAAAATATTAAGCAACAGATTACATTAACTCCAGTTACTCTAATTGTGTTGGCTTATAGTGCAGATGTTGGAATTCTTTTGGGTTCTAACATGAACAGCTGTTGGGTAATTTGCAGTGAGGGACAAGTCACTGAAGGAAAACATTACGTAtgtaatttacttttttttttttttgccacccAGACAAAGTATGTTGAGGACTTTGCTATATAATATAATGTATCGaccaggttttttttaatgagtacaatttttaaggttttttttaaagaaaaaactcCAGTAAAATACTGCCTCACACTTAGGTGTGGCAACATAATCTGTAACACGCtacaaaagcaggaaaaacagctgAGTTGACTGATTTTCTTGGAgattacaggaaaaaaaacgaATCAAGCCTATGTtgatatttcaaataaaacaatcagTAAAAGAGGAGGTCCAAGCAGATATACCTTTGTTTTAAGGGTTCACAATCTGTCGCATTTACACACCTGCCTCAACGCACACTCATGCGCGCATAGTGCACCACTGCCACCTGGTGGCGGCGCCGAGCAcctacaggaggaggaagtgtttcGGAAGTGGACACGGCAGGCCGGAGAAGGAATCGAAGGAAAAGGGCGGAGGAGAGGGAGCCACCGGGGG
The Chaetodon auriga isolate fChaAug3 chromosome 3, fChaAug3.hap1, whole genome shotgun sequence DNA segment above includes these coding regions:
- the ralgps2 gene encoding ras-specific guanine nucleotide-releasing factor RalGPS2 isoform X1 is translated as MMDLPNGQSSITTTAATVSEKSSSSESLSDKGSSDLKKSFDAVVFDVLKVTPEEYAGQITLMDAPVFKAIQPEELSSCGWNKKEKHSSAPNVVAFTRRFNQTSFWVVREILHAQTLKIRAEVLSLYIRTAKKLCDMNNLHAVMAVVSALQSAPIFRLTKTWALLSRKDKATFDRLDYLMSKEDNYKRLRDFISSQSMVSCIPYLGMYLSDLTYIDSAYPSTGSILENEQRSNLMNNILRIISDLQRSCTYDIPVLPHVQKYLNSVRYIEELQKFVEDDNYKLSQKIEPGTSTPRANASKEDLVGQEASASPLCGRKCTIAAEGTKVPATPPSPRNLLPYGHRKCHSLGYNFIHKMNTVEFKSATFPNAGSRHLLDDSVMESHSPTRGQAESSTLSSGISLGSSEGSELSEEVSWPAFERSRFYHSLGPVTRVARIPYRGVLRPSSSAESEELAVHLYPGAVTVQGVLRRKTVLKEGKKPTVASWTKYWVALCGAQLYYYPAKSLKATERKHFKSTSSKSVCVVGLMAMMADDPEHPDVFLLTDSEHGNTYKYQAGNRMNAMLWFKHLSAACQSNRQQVPANLMSFE
- the ralgps2 gene encoding ras-specific guanine nucleotide-releasing factor RalGPS2 isoform X2 — encoded protein: MMDLPNGQSSITTTAATVSESSSSESLSDKGSSDLKKSFDAVVFDVLKVTPEEYAGQITLMDAPVFKAIQPEELSSCGWNKKEKHSSAPNVVAFTRRFNQTSFWVVREILHAQTLKIRAEVLSLYIRTAKKLCDMNNLHAVMAVVSALQSAPIFRLTKTWALLSRKDKATFDRLDYLMSKEDNYKRLRDFISSQSMVSCIPYLGMYLSDLTYIDSAYPSTGSILENEQRSNLMNNILRIISDLQRSCTYDIPVLPHVQKYLNSVRYIEELQKFVEDDNYKLSQKIEPGTSTPRANASKEDLVGQEASASPLCGRKCTIAAEGTKVPATPPSPRNLLPYGHRKCHSLGYNFIHKMNTVEFKSATFPNAGSRHLLDDSVMESHSPTRGQAESSTLSSGISLGSSEGSELSEEVSWPAFERSRFYHSLGPVTRVARIPYRGVLRPSSSAESEELAVHLYPGAVTVQGVLRRKTVLKEGKKPTVASWTKYWVALCGAQLYYYPAKSLKATERKHFKSTSSKSVCVVGLMAMMADDPEHPDVFLLTDSEHGNTYKYQAGNRMNAMLWFKHLSAACQSNRQQVPANLMSFE
- the ralgps2 gene encoding ras-specific guanine nucleotide-releasing factor RalGPS2 isoform X3; this encodes MMDLPNGQSSITTTAATVSEKSSSSESLSDKGSSDLKKSFDAVVFDVLKVTPEEYAGQITLMDAPVFKAIQPEELSSCGWNKKEKHSSAPNVVAFTRRFNQTSFWVVREILHAQTLKIRAEVLSLYIRTAKKLCDMNNLHAVMAVVSALQSAPIFRLTKTWALLSRKDKATFDRLDYLMSKEDNYKRLRDFISSQSMVSCIPYLGMYLSDLTYIDSAYPSTGSILENEQRSNLMNNILRIISDLQRSCTYDIPVLPHVQKYLNSVRYIEELQKFVEDDNYKLSQKIEPGTSTPRANASKEDLVGQEASASPLCGRKCTIAAEGTKVPATPPSPRNLLPYGHRKCHSLGYNFIHKMNTVEFKSATFPNAGSRHLLDDSVMESHSPTRGQAESSTLSSGISLGSSEGSELSEEVSWPAFESSAESEELAVHLYPGAVTVQGVLRRKTVLKEGKKPTVASWTKYWVALCGAQLYYYPAKSLKATERKHFKSTSSKSVCVVGLMAMMADDPEHPDVFLLTDSEHGNTYKYQAGNRMNAMLWFKHLSAACQSNRQQVPANLMSFE